A genome region from Passer domesticus isolate bPasDom1 chromosome 25, bPasDom1.hap1, whole genome shotgun sequence includes the following:
- the IGFN1 gene encoding immunoglobulin-like and fibronectin type III domain-containing protein 1 isoform X1: protein MSSNQTVKIFKKSAIPGVVVTQFVNDVPQGCSTPDFEKKPLTLTLQEGKNAIFRAVVKGVPAPEVKWSRTRKGMDDPAKYETSFNSATNEFILQIKSLVLDDSDLYRCSAVNAYGEASCSAGLRIIQVGFKRKAKYVPVHAADELKKTLLDSRKMLRKRAAAPKPKPLDKEAVWQLLLNADRRDYEKICMKYGIADFRGMLRKLQEMRKETESEQDKLIHSLKNFEHIKVNKEGNATFSLEMELKNSNSNVYLLKDGERLRYGTGDEYRKHCLRRVGRRYYFTVNDVQPEDAGVYQVRVEDVPVFSTELDAQAIPARFRQPLSDVRCAEAGDAEFQCVLCTPCHQPLWLHKSHPLQAGDKHQISVTPDGLTHKLIVRNVGPSDSGLYTLDAGQGSSSAWLLVEYAKGKRTQDEGENIGRETSEWLKETMADNERARKLRRQEQAAAAEGRPSFSTPSGVEKSGWSRRGQGSSQGRGQGHSIDSDDGSQRFLGKEGLRKTHMNGEMGSGQFSGAGLDGDSAANDGSIFGLKGLGGRSGLRAVHGMDSVSGRAGPGGAVGGAGEWNSVDGRGEGLLGAVDIDMDDGEGLGSQHDKDGNLGDASYRAGFGGAGRLGGESSVPDGLDPDSTGVGASVGDLFSRTGPGTGAGGNAAGAGMAGGMRSHYGKDGHATVGDMNGAGVNREGQTGTPYGKDGLTSHAIGHLGQTVSLYGPDGQALAAGAGGAGAGGFGVPYGKDGLPAGAGGAGVGVFGETLYGPDGQPLGAGVAGAGGFGVPYGKDGLPAGAGFGGVGAGELGAPYGKDGLPIGAGAGGAGGAGGLGSLYGKDGLPAGVGGAGVGGFGEALYGPDGRPLGAGAAGVAGAGGFGVPYGKDSFPAGAGGAGVGGFGEALYGPDGRPLGAGAGAGGGAGAGGFGSPYGKDGLPAGAGAGGAGGLGEALYGPDGWPLGAGAGAGAGGFGIPYGKDGLPVGAGVGGSGGTGGLGSPYGKDGLPAGAGFGGVGAGGFGAPYGKDGLPAGAGVAGAGEALYGPDGQPLGAGVAGAGSASARGIGAPYGKDGLPVGAGAGGAGGAGGVGGPYGKDGLPVGAGAAGTGAGGVGGPYGKDGLPVGAGAGISGAGGVGGPYGKDGLPVGAGAGISGAGGVGGPYGKDGLPVGAGAGISGAGGVGSPYGKDGLPVGAGAAGTGAGGVGGPYGKDGLPVGAGAGGTGAGGVGGPHGKDGLPVGAGAGGAGGVGGPYGKDGLPVGAGFGGVNAGGPETPYGKDGLPTGAGAGVSGAGGVGGPYGKDGLQAGAGEGGVGGLGEALYGPDGQPLGAGVGGAGSASARGIGAPYGKDGLPVGAGAGGTGAAGVGGPYGKDGLPVGADVSGAGGVGSPYGKDGLPVGAGAGGTGAGGVGAPCGKDGLPTGSGGGAGGFGAPYGKDGLLDGAGVSGAGGVGGPYGKDGLPVGAGAGGAGGVGGPYGKDGLPVGAGAGGAGGVGGPYGKDGLLAGAGAAHFPLGGEKVMGSGSGTDATLSRAPGYAGGAGGEGFSREGSALWGAGSPYGEDRGSAVATAGAGGVGRLGGDEWDSVRGKGGVEAAGGPGGEYGLDAHLSRSLSGETGKGTASDARGPGNKGSAGDRGSLSGPGGARGEGKDFTQLGSLYDTNSAFGEAGSKSHDRSVDRSSSGGFGQGPLSYGQMSGPFGGPPSANQKNQEPDLDLKANDSLKNTENTAQKRRSVLDDLKVPRCYLNKQLATVRVLKGDPAELSCTVSKDNVTGTWFKDGLKLTSMDGVVFEKKGLVHKLIINKAEDIHAGKYRFEGGDVKTEASIFVEDPPQVDKVLLKNLTSVPTVAKAGEGVKLRIPFEGRGPIRAAWLKDRMELGDDTRIRVDKTDTCTTLSISSCDRRDCGDYKVRLKNDSGVLEINLKLLVIDKPQPPAGPIKIVESSANNITIQWKPPKDDGGKPVQRYLVERQQVGRNDWETLGETPRSCTSFTTSKVEEEMSYYFRVRAVNAEGASDALESGEVKAAGKASPGAPDPPEIISASRDTITISWKAPCKTGTSQIMGYIVQKRKKGTVTWLPVNNVPVKDKKLKVTSLKKGVQYEFRVAAVNAAGTGQPSDPSEPAFARDPTKSPGQVQDLKVSSSDSTSVTLTWNKPEVQDGNDVKGYEVEMRPCNSLSWTKCFTLPAESTSCRVQGLRAREKLFLRVRALGHGGPGEASELEACAGAAAAAVVSPRLLIDDTVKSFLVIKAGNPIRVKIPFEGSPEPVVTWLKDGLPLPSRAAVSTEDGSSQLLLRAAELSDSGTYTVQLGDGLGKRETFSFQVQITDIPQPPGAIQLEENVPNTVTVTWDPSASEQWEKNLYYTVLKRESQKGLWHVLGDLIYNNKFTFTRVVPGRDYYFRVVAKNDLGVSDPSETVQPWRIWKKKAEFRVKTQKYRGVNQNQPPRFLVPLKSHVVVTGSECRMSCAVGGHPPPKITWYKDSRDLSRDPNYFCTNDFGVCSLVVLGVTKQDAGEYMVEASNEVGRAFSKAFLAIKDSSL, encoded by the exons CTCACTCTGACACTGCAGGAAG GCAAAAATGCCATTTTCAGAGCTGTGGTCAAAGGTGTCCCAGCTCCTGAGGTGAAATGGTCACGTACACGGAAAGGAATGGATGATCCTGCAAAATATGAAACGTCCTTCAATAGTGCTACAAATGAATTCATTCTGCAG ATCAAGAGCCTGGTTCTGGATGACAGTGATTTGTATCGCTGCTCTGCTGTCAATGCCTACGGAGAGGCCTCGTGCTCTGCTGGCCTCAGGATCATCCAAG TTGGCTTTAAGAGGAAGGCAAAATATGTTCCTGTTCATGCTGCTGATG AGCTCAAGAAGACACTCCTGGACTCCAGGAAGATGCTGAGGAAGAG ggctgcagcaccaaaACCAAAGCCCCTGGACAAAGAAGCtgtgtggcagctgctgctgaatgcAGATAGGAGAGATTATGAGAAAATCTGTATGAAATATGGAATTGCTGACTTCCGTGGGATGCTGAGgaagctgcaggagatgaggaaAGAAACAGAGAGTGAACAAGACAAG TTAATTCACAGTCTCAAAAACTTTGAACACATCAAAGTCAACAAGGAAGGAAATGCTACATTCAGCCTGGAGATGGAGCTgaaaaacagcaacagcaaCGTTTACCTGCTCAAG GACGGCGAGCGGCTCCGGTACGGGACAGGGGACGAGTACAGGAAGCACTGCCTGCGGAGAGTTGGGAGGAGGTACTACTTCACTGTCAACGATGTGCAGCCAGAGGATGCAGGGGTGTACCAGGTCAGGGTGGAGGACGTCCCTGTATTCTCAACTGAACTGGATGCTCAAG CCATCCCGGCGCGGTTCCGGCAGCCGCTCTCCGACGTGCGCTGTGCCGAGGCCGGGGACGCCGAgttccagtgtgtgctgtgcacgccctgccaccagcccctgTGGCTGCACAAAAGCCACCCCCTGCAGGCCGGTGACAAGCACCAGATCTCTGTGACACCTGATGGCTTGACCCACAAGCTGATTGTCAGGAACGTGGGGCCCTCGGACAGCGGCCTGTACACGCTCGACGCGGGACAGGGCTCCTCCAGCGCCTGGCTCCTCGTGGAAT ATGCCAAAGGAAAGAGGACACAGGATGAAGGAGAAAATATTGGAAGGGAGACATCTGAGTGGCTGAAAGAAACAATGGCAGACAACGAAAGGGCGAGGAAGCTTCGGCGCCAAGaacaagctgctgctgctgaaggtcGTCCTTCCTTTTCCACACCTTCTGGTGTGGAGAAAAGTGGCTGGTCCAGAAGAGGCCAAGGCAGCAGTCAAGGCAGGGGCCAAGGACACTCCATTGATTCTGATGATGGAAGCCAAAGATTTTTGGGAAAAGAAGGGCTACGTAAAACCCACATGAATGGAGAGATGGGGTCTGGGCAGTTTTCTGGAGCAGGTCTAGATGGAGACTCAGCAGCCAATGATGGCAGCATCTTTGGACTAAAAGGCTTAGGGGGCAGGAGTGGGTTAAGGGCTGTCCATGGCATGGACTCTGTGTCAGGCAGAGCAGGTCCTGGTGGTGCAGTAGGAGGGGCAGGTGAATGGAATTCTGTGGATGGCAGAGGTGAAGGTTTGCTGGGTGCTGTTGACATTGACATGGATGATGGAGAAGGTTTGGGCTCTCAGCATGACAAGGATGGGAATTTAGGTGATGCCAGTTACAGAGCTGGTTTTGGGGGTGCTGGGAGGTTGGGTGGTGAAAGTTCTGTGCCAGATGGCCTTGATCCTGATTCAACTGGAGTGGGAGCCAGTGTGGGTGATCTGTTCAGCAGGACTGGTCCAGGAACTGGAGCTGGGGGGAATGCTGCAGGTGCTGGAATGGCAGGAGGAATGAGGTCCCACTATGGCAAGGATGGGCATGCCACTGTGGGTGATATGAATGGAGCAGGTGTAAACAGAGAGGGACAAACAGGGACTCCCTATGGCAAGGATGGCCTGACATCTCATGCCATTGGTCACTTAGGGCAGACAGTCTCATTGTATGGTCCAGATGgtcaggcactggcagcaggtGCTGGTGGAGCTGGTGCAGGGGGATTTGGAGTTCCCTATGGAAAGGATGGtctcccagctggagctggtggaGCTGGTGTAGGAGTATTTGGAGAGACTTTGTATGGTCCAGATGGTCAGCCACTTGGAGCAGGTGTTGCTGGTGCAGGGGGATTTGGAGTTCCCTATGGAAAGGATGGtctcccagctggggctggttttggtggtgttgGTGCAGGGGAACTTGGGGCTCCCTATGGGAAAGATGGTCTTCCAATTGGAGCAGGTGCTGGTGGGGCTGGTGGTGCAGGGGGACTTGGATCTCTCTATGGAAAGGATGGTCTCCCAGCTGGAGTTGGTGGAGCTGGTGTAGGAGGATTTGGAGAGGCTTTGTATGGTCCAGATGGTCGGCCACTTggagcaggtgctgctggggttGCTGGTGCAGGGGGATTTGGAGTTCCCTATGGAAAGGACAgtttcccagctggagctggtggaGCTGGTGTAGGAGGATTTGGAGAGGCTTTGTATGGTCCAGATGGTCGGCCACTTGGAGcaggtgctggtgctggtggtggtgctggtgcaGGGGGATTTGGATCTCCCTATGGAAAGGATGGTCTaccagctggagcaggtgcTGGTGGTGCAGGAGGACTTGGAGAGGCTTTGTATGGTCCAGATGGTTGGCCACTTGGAGcaggtgctggtgctggtgcaGGGGGATTTGGAATTCCCTATGGAAAGGATGGTCTCCCAGTTGGAGCTGGTGTTGGTGGGTCTGGTGGTACAGGGGGACTTGGATCTCCCTATGGGAAGGATGGtctcccagctggggctggttttggCGGTGTTGGTGCAGGGGGATTTGGAGCTCCCTATGGGAAGGATGGtctcccagctggagctggtgtAGCTGGTGCAGGAGAGGCTTTATATGGTCCAGATGGCCAGCCACTTGGAGCAGGTGTTGCTGGTGCTGGTTCTGCGAGTGCCAGGGGAATTGGAGCTCCCTATGGAAAGGATGGTCTGCCAGTTGGAGCAGGTGCTGGTGGGGCTGGTGGTGCAGGGGGAGTTGGGGGTCCCTATGGAAAGGATGGTCTCCCAGTtggggcaggtgctgctgggacTGGTGCAGGGGGTGTTGGGGGTCCCTATGGAAAGGATGGTCTCCCAGTTGGGGCAGGTGCTGGCATTAGTGGTGCAGGGGGTGTTGGGGGTCCCTATGGAAAGGATGGTCTCCCAGTTGGGGCAGGTGCTGGCATTAGTGGTGCAGGGGGTGTTGGGGGTCCCTATGGAAAGGATGGTCTCCCAGTTGGGGCAGGTGCTGGCATTAGTGGTGCAGGGGGTGTTGGGTCTCCCTATGGAAAGGATGGTCTCCCAGTtggggcaggtgctgctgggacTGGTGCAGGGGGAGTTGGGGGTCCCTATGGAAAGGATGGTCTGCCAGTTGGAGCAGGTGCTGGTGGGACTGGTGCAGGGGGTGTTGGGGGTCCCCATGGAAAGGATGGTCTGCCAGTTGGAGCAGGTGCTGGTGGTGCAGGAGGAGTTGGGGGTCCCTATGGGAAGGATGGTCTCCCGGTTGGAgctggttttggtggtgttAATGCAGGGGGACCTGAAACTCCCTATGGGAAGGATGGTCTCCCAACTGGAGCAGGTGCTGGTGTTAGTGGTGCAGGGGGAGTTGGGGGTCCCTATGGAAAGGATGGTCTCCAAGCTGgggctggtgaaggtggtgtaGGAGGACTTGGAGAAGCTTTGTATGGTCCAGATGGTCAGCCACTTGGAGCAGGTGTTGGTGGTGCaggttctgcaagtgccagagGAATTGGAGCTCCCTATGGAAAGGATGGTCTGCCAGTTGGAGCAGGTGCTGGTGGGACTGGTGCAGCGGGTGTTGGGGGTCCCTATGGAAAGGATGGTCTGCCAGTTGGAGCTGATGTTAGTGGTGCAGGGGGTGTTGGGAGTCCCTATGGAAAGGATGGTCTCCCAGTTGGAGCAGGTGCTGGTGGGACTGGTGCAGGAGGTGTTGGAGCTCCCTGTGGAAAGGATGGTCTGCCAACTGGGAGTGGTGGTGGTGCAGGGGGATTTGGAGCTCCCTATGGGAAGGATGGTCTCCTAGATGGAGCTGGTGTTAGTGGTGCAGGAGGAGTTGGGGGTCCCTATGGAAAGGATGGTCTCCCAGTTGGAGCAGGTGCTGGTGGTGCAGGGGGAGTTGGGGGTCCCTATGGAAAGGATGGTCTCCCAGTTGGAGCAGGTGCTGGTGGTGCAGGGGGAGTTGGGGGTCCCTATGGAAAGGATGGTCTCCtagctggggcaggagctgctcatttTCCTCTTGGAGGTGAGAAAGTGATGGGATCTGGCAGTGGCACAGATGCCACACTGAGCAGAGCTCCAGGATATGCAGgtggagcaggaggagagggcTTTTCCAGGGAAGGCTCTGCACTGTGGGGTGCAGGGTCTCCCTATGGCGAGGACAGGGGGTCAGCTGTAGCCACGGCTGGTGCAGGTGGAGTTGGGAGGTTGGGAGGGGATGAATGGGATTCAGTCCGTGGTAAAGGAGGTGTGGAAGCTGCTGGTGGACCAGGTGGTGAATATGGGCTGGATGCACATCTTAGCAGATCTTTGAGCGGTGAAACTGGAAAGGGCACCGCCAGTGATGCCAGAGGGCCAGGGAACAAAGGTTCAGCTGGTGACAGAGGGTCCCTGTCAGGTCCAGGAGGAGCCAGGGGAGAGGGCAAAGATTTCACACAGTTGGGCTCCCTTTATGACACAAATTCTGCCTTTGGAGAGGCAGGGAGTAAATCCCATGACAGATCTGTTGACAGGAGTAGTTCAGGTGGGTTTGGTCAAGGTCCACTGAGTTATGGCCAGATGTCAGGTCCTTTTGGTGGACCTCCTTCAGCAAACCAGAAAAaccaggaacctgacctggatCTTAAAGCAAATGATTCCCTGAAGAACACGGAAAACACAGCACAAAAAAGACGGAGTGTCCTGGATGATCTCAAAG TCCCGCGCTGTTACCTCAACAAGCAGCTGGCAACCGTGCGAGTGCTGAAGGGGGACCCAGCTGAGCTGTCCTGCACTGTCAGCAAGGACAACGTGACGGGAACCTGGTTCAAGGACGGACTCAAG TTAACAAGCATGGATGGAGTTGTCTTTGAAAAGAAAGGTCTTGTCCACAAACTGATCATCAACAAGGCTGAAGATATTCATGCTGGGAAATACAGATTTGAAGGTGGAGATGTAAAAACTGAAGCTTCAATTTTTGTTGAAG ATCCTCCCCAGGTGGACAAAGTTCTCCTCAAGAACTTGACCAGTGTCCCCACAGTGGCCAAGGCCGGGGAGGGGGTGAAGCTGCGGATCCCCTTTGAGGGCCGGGGGCCCATCAGGGCGGCGTGGCTGAAGGacaggatggagctgggggatGACACCAGGATCCGTGTGGACAAGACAGACACCTGCACCACACTGTCCATCTCCAGCTGCGACAGGAGGGACTGTGGGGATTACAAAGTCAGGCTCAAGAACGACAGTGGTGTCCTGGAGATCAACCTAAAGCTCCTGGTGATAG ACAagccacagcctccagcaggACCCATCAAAATTGTAGAAAGCTCTGCCAACAACATCACGATCCAGTGGAAGCCCCCAAAGGACGATGGGGGCAAACCAGTGCAAAGGTACCTTGTGGAGAGGCAGCAGGTGGGCAGGAACGACTGGGAGACTTTGGGAGaaacccccaggagctgcaccaGCTTCACCACGAGCAAAGTGGAGGAAGAGATGAGCTACTACTTCAGGGTGAGGGCCGTGAATGCTGAGGGAGCGAGCGATGCACTGGAGTCAGGGGAAGTGAAGGCTGCTGGTAAAG CTTCCCCTGGTGCCCCAGATCCCCCCGAGATCatcagtgccagcagggacaccaTCACCATATCCTGGAAAGCTCCTTGTAAAACTGGCACTTCCCAAATTATGGGATACATTGTTCAGAAACGCAAGAAGGGCACTGTGACCTGGTTGCCAGTCAACAACGTGCCTGTCAAAG aCAAGAAACTGAAGGTGACCAGCCTCAAGAAGGGTGTGCAGTACGAGTTCCGCGTGGCAGCTGTCAACGCTGCTGGCACAGGACAGCCCAGTGACCCCTCAGAGCCTGCCTTTGCCCGGGACCCCACCA AATCTCCAGGCCAAGTGCAGGACCTTAAAgtgagcagcagtgacagcaccAGTGTCACCTTGACATGGAACAAACCTGAAGTACAAGACGGGAATGATGTGAAAGGCTACGAGGTGGAGATGAGGCCCTGTAACAGCCTCAGCTGGACCAAGTGCTTCACCCTCCCTGCGGAGAGCACCTCGTGCAGGGTCCAGGGCCTGCGGGCCAGGGAGAAGCTGTTCCTGCGCGTCAGGGCCCTCGGCCACGGCGGCCCCGGGGAGGCCTCGGAGCTCGAGGCGTgcgctggagctgctgctgctgccgtgg TCTCTCCCAGGTTACTGATAGATGACACAGTGAAAAGCTTCCTGGTTATAAAAGCAGGGAATCCCATCCGGGTGAAGATTCCCTTTGAG GGATCTCCGGAGCCAGTGGTGACCTGGTTAAAGGATGGGCTCCCCCTTCCCAGCCGGGCTGCCGTGAGCACCGAGGATGGCAGcagccagctgctgctcagggcagccgAGCTCAGTGACAGCGGCACCTACACCGTGCAGcttggggatgggctgggcaaAAGGGAAACCTTCAGCTTCCAGGTGCAGATTACAG ATATCCCTCAGCCCCCTGGAGCCATCCAGCTGGAGGAGAATGTGCccaacacagtgacagtgacctGGGACCCCTCAGCATCtgagcagtgggagaagaaCCTGTATTACACTGTCCTGAAACGGGAATCCCAGAAGGGCCTGTGGCATGTGCTGGGGGACCTGATCTACAACAACAAGTTCACCTTCaccagggtggtcccaggcagGGATTACTACTTCAGGGTTGTGGCAAAAAATGACCTGGGAGTCAGTGATCCATCAGAGACTGTGCAGCCCTGGAGgatctggaaaaaaaagg CTGAATTTCGagtgaaaacacagaaatacagGGGAGTTAACCAGAACCAGCCCCCGAGGTTCCTGGTGCCCCTGAAGTCCCACGTGGTGGTGACAGGCAGCGAGTGTCGCATGAGCTGTGCTGTTGGAGGCCACCCCCCACCAAAAATCACATGGTACAAGGACAGCAGAGACCTCTCCAGAGATCCCAACTACTTCTGCACCAACGACTTCGGGGTGTGCTCCCTGGTGGTGCTGGGGGTCACCAAGCAGGACGCAGGGGAGTACATGGTGGAAGCCAGCAATGAAGTGGGCCGTGCCTTCAGCAAAGCCTTCCTTGCCATCAAAG ACTCCTCCCTGTAG